Within Plectropomus leopardus isolate mb unplaced genomic scaffold, YSFRI_Pleo_2.0 unplaced_scaffold12119, whole genome shotgun sequence, the genomic segment GCCTCTCAGCTGCAATTGGAGACAAAAATAACTCTTACCCTGACCAGGAGATAAAAGTGGCATTTGCCTTTGGCTTGGCTGTTGCCACATTAGCGCAGTGCATAGGTCACATTAGTGGTGCCCACCTGAACCCTGCCGTCACCCTGGGCCTCCTGGTCAGCTGCCAGATGAGTGTGCTCAGAGCTTTATTCTACATGGTTGCTCAGATTCTGGGAGCAGTGGCTGGCAGTGCCATTGTGTATGGTATCAGGCCAGAAACCACAGATTCACTTGGTGTTAACAAGGTAGGGTGGAACCTGTGTGTTTCTCATTTCCCTAAGTAACACTCCCCTTGATGAATGACAT encodes:
- the LOC121963690 gene encoding aquaporin-2-like, which encodes MSEIKTWAFWRAALAEFLGTIIFIFIGLSAAIGDKNNSYPDQEIKVAFAFGLAVATLAQCIGHISGAHLNPAVTLGLLVSCQMSVLRALFYMVAQILGAVAGSAIVYGIRPETTDSLGVNKVSNGFFLVQELQNWRQIQSSNHN